A region of Thiobacter sp. AK1 DNA encodes the following proteins:
- the nth gene encoding endonuclease III, with amino-acid sequence MTAPANRAREILARLLKAHPNPRLALVYHNPLELLVAVILSAQCTDARVNEVTRTLFRKYRSARDYAEADPAELEADIRPTGFYRNKARLLIACCRKLVADFGGRVPDSLEAMLTLPGVGRKTANMVLGNAFGIPGIAVDTHVARVAQRLGLAASDDPEEIERALMQALPKQDWVTASNVLILHGRETCTARKPRCGECVLRDLCPWPGKTA; translated from the coding sequence ATGACCGCGCCGGCCAATCGCGCCCGGGAAATCCTCGCCCGCCTGCTTAAAGCGCATCCCAACCCGAGGTTGGCACTGGTCTATCACAATCCGCTGGAACTCTTGGTGGCGGTGATCCTCTCCGCCCAGTGCACGGATGCCCGCGTCAACGAAGTGACCCGCACGCTGTTTCGCAAGTATCGCAGCGCGCGCGATTATGCCGAGGCGGATCCAGCCGAATTGGAAGCAGATATTCGCCCAACCGGCTTCTACCGCAACAAGGCGCGGCTCCTCATCGCCTGCTGTCGCAAGCTGGTCGCGGACTTCGGCGGCCGCGTGCCGGACAGCTTGGAGGCCATGCTCACCCTGCCCGGGGTGGGGCGCAAGACTGCCAACATGGTGCTGGGCAACGCCTTTGGCATTCCAGGCATCGCGGTGGATACGCACGTGGCGCGCGTGGCCCAGCGGCTGGGGCTGGCGGCCAGCGACGACCCGGAAGAAATCGAACGGGCGCTGATGCAAGCTTTGCCGAAACAGGATTGGGTCACCGCCAGCAACGTTCTGATCTTGCACGGACGCGAGACCTGCACGGCACGCAAG
- a CDS encoding bis(5'-nucleosyl)-tetraphosphatase — translation MSRPEAKPGAFSAGVVVVRQEPDGWRFLLLRAWRNWDFPKGAVEAGETPLAAAVRETAEEAGLRDLDFRWGEDYVETGPYGPRRKISRYYLAQTATRDIHLPVSPELGHPEHHEWRWVTLEEARRLVSPRLLPVLQWAARHVEESSR, via the coding sequence ATGAGCCGGCCCGAGGCGAAGCCCGGTGCCTTTTCCGCGGGCGTGGTGGTGGTGCGGCAGGAGCCGGATGGCTGGCGTTTTCTTCTGCTGCGTGCCTGGCGCAACTGGGATTTTCCCAAAGGTGCGGTGGAAGCCGGCGAAACGCCGCTGGCGGCCGCCGTGCGTGAGACGGCCGAGGAAGCCGGGCTTCGCGATCTGGATTTTCGCTGGGGCGAGGACTACGTGGAAACCGGCCCCTACGGACCGCGCCGCAAGATTTCCCGCTATTACCTGGCGCAGACGGCGACGCGGGATATCCATTTGCCCGTCTCGCCTGAGCTGGGCCATCCGGAACACCACGAATGGCGCTGGGTGACGCTGGAAGAGGCCCGCCGACTGGTCTCACCGCGTCTTTTGCCCGTGCTGCAATGGGCGGCGCGCCATGTCGAGGAGAGCTCACGATGA
- a CDS encoding HAD-IIA family hydrolase has product MGSTEVDIPAISLAELLARYDALLLDAYGVLVGDEAALPGAVALIDWLNDHGKPYLVVTNSASRLPETAARRYGDFGLDIPAQRILTSGSLLQQHFRTHRLIDARCVVLGPEDSRTYVVRAGGHVVTGDGEFDVLVICDEKGFPFLETVDGVLTALFAAIDGGRTPHLVLPNPDLIYPTGKGYGVTAGSIALIIEAALALRYPGRRDLRFHRLGKPEPALFAAAVERLGTRRLVMIGDQLETDVRGARAFGLDAAWLEGGVSAGPLADARFAPTWVLPSLAGPLP; this is encoded by the coding sequence TTGGGATCGACTGAAGTGGACATCCCTGCCATTTCCCTCGCCGAACTGCTTGCGCGCTACGATGCGCTGCTCCTCGACGCCTACGGCGTACTGGTGGGAGACGAGGCGGCATTGCCGGGCGCGGTGGCGCTCATCGACTGGCTGAACGATCATGGCAAGCCCTATCTGGTGGTCACCAATAGCGCTTCGCGCCTACCGGAGACCGCCGCGCGCCGTTATGGGGACTTCGGTCTGGACATTCCAGCGCAGCGCATTCTCACTTCTGGTAGCCTCTTGCAACAGCATTTTCGCACCCATCGTCTCATTGATGCGCGCTGCGTGGTGCTGGGACCGGAGGACAGCCGTACCTACGTGGTGCGTGCCGGCGGCCACGTGGTGACAGGGGATGGGGAGTTCGATGTCCTGGTCATCTGCGACGAAAAGGGCTTTCCCTTCCTGGAGACGGTGGATGGTGTGCTCACCGCCCTGTTCGCCGCCATCGACGGCGGACGCACGCCGCATCTGGTGTTGCCTAATCCGGATCTCATCTATCCCACGGGCAAAGGTTATGGGGTCACTGCCGGCAGCATCGCCTTGATCATCGAGGCGGCGCTTGCGCTCCGCTATCCCGGTCGCCGGGACTTGCGTTTTCACCGTCTGGGTAAACCTGAACCCGCTCTCTTCGCCGCCGCGGTGGAGCGGCTCGGCACGCGCCGGCTGGTGATGATCGGCGATCAACTGGAGACGGACGTGCGGGGCGCGCGCGCCTTTGGCTTGGATGCCGCGTGGCTCGAGGGGGGTGTGAGTGCGGGCCCGCTTGCCGATGCGCGCTTCGCGCCCACCTGGGTGCTGCCTTCGTTGGCGGGGCCGTTGCCATGA
- a CDS encoding MbcA/ParS/Xre antitoxin family protein, producing MTLHQHDPHRILKLAERLLGSREKAEAWLDHPRVQLAGRTPRQMLSTPDGVLRVEELLTQLDDDLRLGID from the coding sequence ATGACGCTGCACCAGCACGATCCGCACCGCATTCTTAAGCTGGCCGAGCGCCTGCTCGGCAGCCGCGAGAAGGCCGAGGCGTGGCTCGATCATCCGCGTGTGCAGCTTGCTGGACGCACACCGCGCCAAATGCTGTCGACACCCGATGGCGTGTTGCGTGTGGAGGAGCTGCTCACCCAGCTCGACGACGACCTGCGGCTTGGGATCGACTGA
- the mltF gene encoding membrane-bound lytic murein transglycosylase MltF produces MRGLALFGFCLVLAACGRGPEPLKPVRETGELVVVSRNGPTTYYEDADGNPIGPEHDLAQMFADELGLRLRWIVVPFPDVLPTLTAGQAHLAAAGLTITDERKKRVLFGPPYQTVREELVYHRDAPRPKSLADVIGKRLQVVAGSSYVETLRRVQRKYPGLAWEEVPDHDSEELLRRVAEGEIDYVIADSHIVLLAQRYYPQLAVAFDVGPPEELAWAFAKDGDAWLYRKAVEFFARIRRDGTLTRLLDRYYGHIERLEPADVIEFLARMNRVLPKYRALFQQAQEITGLDWRLLAALGYQESKWDPLATSPTNVRGIMMLTEQTADHMGVADRLDPAQSIIAGAKYLLSLKEALPARIPEPDRTWMALAAYNVGLGHLEDARILATRQGLSPDAWADLKKTLPLLARAKWHATVKHGYARGGEAVILTENIRTYYDILLKFQPAYKPPLSPFGQNHQEVRLSRR; encoded by the coding sequence ATGCGTGGTCTGGCTTTGTTTGGCTTTTGTCTAGTACTCGCCGCCTGCGGCCGTGGACCGGAGCCGCTCAAGCCCGTGCGGGAAACCGGTGAGCTGGTCGTGGTCAGCCGCAATGGTCCGACCACTTATTACGAAGATGCCGACGGTAATCCCATCGGCCCGGAGCACGATCTTGCGCAGATGTTCGCAGATGAGCTGGGTTTGCGGCTGCGCTGGATCGTCGTGCCTTTTCCAGATGTGCTGCCCACATTGACGGCGGGGCAAGCCCATCTCGCGGCGGCGGGGCTCACCATCACAGACGAACGCAAGAAGCGTGTGCTGTTTGGCCCACCCTACCAGACGGTGCGCGAAGAGCTCGTGTACCACCGCGATGCCCCACGCCCGAAAAGCCTGGCCGACGTGATCGGCAAGCGGCTGCAGGTCGTGGCGGGAAGTAGCTACGTGGAGACTCTGCGCCGCGTCCAGCGCAAATATCCCGGACTTGCCTGGGAGGAAGTGCCGGATCACGATAGCGAGGAGCTGCTTAGGCGGGTGGCGGAAGGGGAAATCGACTACGTGATCGCCGACTCCCACATCGTCTTGCTCGCCCAGCGCTATTACCCGCAACTGGCGGTGGCCTTCGACGTGGGTCCGCCGGAAGAGCTCGCATGGGCCTTCGCCAAGGATGGCGATGCCTGGCTTTACCGCAAGGCAGTGGAATTCTTCGCACGCATCCGGCGCGACGGCACCCTCACGCGGCTACTGGACCGCTATTACGGCCACATCGAACGCTTGGAACCCGCCGACGTGATCGAATTTTTGGCACGCATGAACCGCGTGCTGCCCAAGTATCGCGCCCTGTTCCAGCAGGCCCAGGAAATCACCGGACTGGACTGGCGCCTGCTGGCGGCGCTGGGTTATCAGGAGTCCAAATGGGATCCCCTGGCCACGTCTCCCACCAATGTGCGGGGCATCATGATGCTCACGGAACAGACCGCGGACCACATGGGTGTGGCCGACCGTCTGGACCCGGCCCAGAGCATCATCGCCGGCGCGAAATATCTCCTGAGCCTGAAGGAAGCCCTACCGGCGCGCATTCCCGAACCGGATCGCACCTGGATGGCGCTTGCCGCCTACAACGTAGGGCTCGGACACCTGGAGGATGCGCGGATACTCGCAACGCGTCAGGGGCTCAGTCCAGATGCCTGGGCGGACCTCAAGAAGACCCTGCCTCTGCTCGCGCGCGCCAAATGGCATGCGACCGTCAAGCACGGCTACGCGCGCGGTGGCGAGGCGGTGATTCTCACCGAAAACATCCGCACCTATTACGACATCCTCCTTAAGTTCCAGCCGGCCTACAAACCGCCCCTGTCGCCCTTCGGCCAGAACCATCAGGAAGTGCGCCTCAGCCGGCGCTGA
- the serS gene encoding serine--tRNA ligase, which translates to MLDIQLLRNDLDGVARRLATRGFVLDVDHFQKLEQERKTVQTRSQELKARRNALSKQIGAAKAKGEDASALMAEVVGLGDELERLEEKFAYIQVRMHELLSVVPNLPHESVPVGQSEADNVEVRRVGTPRVFDFPVRDHVDLGEALGLMDFATAAKLSGSRFSLMKGALARLHRALAQFMLDVHTQEHGYTEAYVPYLVNAESMFGTGQLPKFEADLFATRKGENEKLYLIPTAEVPVTNIVRDTILAAEALPLKLVAHTPCFRSEAGSYGKDTRGMIRQHQFDKVELVQIVHPSRSYEALEELTAHAEAILKKLELPYRVMALCTGDMGFAAAKTYDLEVWLPGQNTYREISSCSNFETFQARRMQARFRGEKGKPELVHTLNGSGLAVGRTLVAVLENYQNGDGSISVPTVLRPYLGGLARISAG; encoded by the coding sequence ATGCTCGACATCCAACTCCTCCGCAACGACCTCGACGGCGTGGCCCGGCGGCTCGCCACGCGGGGTTTCGTTCTCGACGTCGACCATTTCCAGAAGCTGGAGCAGGAGCGCAAGACGGTGCAGACCCGCAGCCAGGAGCTTAAGGCTCGGCGCAATGCGCTTTCCAAGCAAATCGGGGCGGCCAAGGCCAAGGGCGAGGATGCATCCGCTCTGATGGCTGAGGTGGTGGGGCTGGGCGATGAGCTTGAGCGCCTGGAGGAAAAGTTCGCCTACATTCAGGTGCGCATGCACGAGCTGTTGAGCGTGGTGCCCAATCTGCCTCACGAATCGGTGCCGGTCGGGCAGTCGGAGGCGGACAATGTGGAAGTGCGGCGGGTGGGAACGCCGCGCGTGTTCGATTTTCCTGTGCGGGACCACGTGGATCTGGGTGAGGCGCTGGGGCTCATGGATTTCGCCACTGCGGCGAAGCTTTCGGGTTCACGCTTCAGCCTGATGAAAGGCGCGCTGGCGCGCCTGCACCGGGCGCTTGCCCAGTTCATGCTGGACGTGCATACCCAGGAGCACGGCTACACGGAAGCCTATGTGCCCTATTTGGTTAACGCAGAGAGCATGTTCGGCACGGGACAACTGCCCAAGTTCGAGGCCGATCTCTTCGCCACTCGCAAAGGCGAGAACGAAAAACTCTATCTCATCCCCACGGCGGAAGTGCCGGTCACCAACATCGTGCGCGACACCATCTTGGCGGCAGAGGCGCTGCCGCTCAAGCTGGTCGCCCACACGCCCTGCTTCCGTTCCGAGGCCGGTTCATACGGCAAGGACACGCGGGGTATGATTCGACAGCACCAGTTCGACAAAGTGGAGCTGGTGCAGATCGTGCATCCGTCCCGCTCTTACGAGGCGTTGGAGGAACTCACTGCCCACGCAGAGGCGATCCTAAAGAAGCTGGAGCTGCCCTATCGCGTCATGGCGCTGTGTACTGGCGACATGGGATTTGCCGCCGCCAAGACCTATGACCTGGAAGTCTGGCTGCCTGGGCAGAATACTTACCGCGAAATCTCCTCCTGCTCCAATTTCGAGACCTTCCAGGCGCGCCGCATGCAGGCCCGTTTCCGTGGCGAGAAGGGCAAGCCCGAGCTGGTGCACACCTTGAATGGCTCGGGGCTGGCCGTGGGCCGCACCCTGGTGGCGGTGCTTGAGAACTACCAGAATGGGGACGGCAGCATCAGCGTGCCCACTGTCCTGCGCCCCTACCTCGGGGGACTTGCGCGCATCAGCGCCGGCTGA